The following are encoded together in the Pleurocapsa sp. FMAR1 genome:
- a CDS encoding efflux RND transporter permease subunit, producing MALFSIAGNFIKRPVLTTVCTIVIVLVGGVCIPLLPINYLPDVSPVQIQVSSTYTGADVETIEDTVTTILEEEINGVPGMDYSTSESYAGSSNISIYFPTGTDKDIAQVNVQNRVAQALPQLPSPVQQRGVTTKAASSSILLIFGIYSEKGVYNDIFVSNYVDANVTNVLKRIEGVGDVTVFGAKQNAMRLWLDPQALAARGLTVLDVSQAVSSQNVVVGAGSIGQEPNPGDQDYELPVRIQGRLQGKAEFENLVVKTLESGAVVHLRDVGYAEIGAENYTANARVNGQEGIGIAISQLPGSNALDVGNNVKDAMDELSQNFPPGLVKSLVYDTTEFIQVSIKEVFITLLQAIALVIIIIFIFLQDWRTTVIPAVAIPVSLIGALGFAFAFGFSLNSLTLFGLILATGLVVDDAIVIVEAITAKIEAGMTPKKASFEAMDEIAGAVLSTSVVLMAVFIPVAFFPGTTGILYQQFALIIAFSVLVSTFNALTFTPAMSAILLRSQEQKQSGNGKKGFLDKIFTPFNRFLSWVIDRYTAFVKFLIRLRYIVIGLFVLGLFATYMVFKAVPGGFVPPEDQGVFLGIIQAPDGVSLSYTDRVTKFVSETFENTPEVEDYFVASGIGLEGAGPNKGVFFAKLKSWDERTGSDQTAESVIQRLNQQFYVNQNATIAAFNLPPIPGFSSTGGIELQLQNQSGGSLDIDNFLANAQEIIAQANKSPAVGSAFTQFSASTPQLQVDINRDRLEALDVDFESALQTIGALVGSQYVNDFTLEGRSYRVFLQAEGEARNSPDDLENLYVRSRGGQMILLGEIATISRIIGPQIIYHYNGDRSIKIQAEAAEDSSTGQAIAAIDEAVAKSSLPGVTGDWIGLAKEELAAGSLGALVFLFGIIMVFLTLSAQYESYIDPLIILLTVPLAILGALSFIGLAGLDNNVYVQVALVMLIGLASKNAILIVELANQTRETGVSIVKSAQEAAQERFRPILMTAVSSLVGFFPLVIASGAGSASRRSIGTALVGGLLVSTILSFLVVPVLYVVIKSLEAKFLNKKPPKDDADDSNGRVKDAKNLERSDRADTPASTRFQEGDNPV from the coding sequence TAAGGATATTGCTCAGGTTAACGTCCAAAACCGCGTAGCCCAGGCTTTACCACAGTTGCCCAGTCCAGTCCAACAAAGGGGGGTTACTACCAAAGCAGCATCTAGTAGCATCCTCTTGATCTTTGGTATTTATAGCGAAAAAGGAGTCTACAATGACATTTTCGTTAGTAACTATGTCGATGCCAATGTCACTAATGTTTTAAAGCGGATTGAGGGCGTAGGAGACGTTACCGTATTTGGGGCCAAACAAAATGCGATGCGACTCTGGCTCGATCCTCAAGCTCTAGCTGCTAGAGGATTAACCGTATTGGATGTATCTCAAGCTGTTAGTTCGCAAAACGTAGTGGTGGGCGCGGGTTCTATTGGTCAAGAGCCTAACCCTGGAGATCAAGATTATGAGCTACCAGTTCGGATTCAAGGTCGCCTTCAAGGTAAAGCTGAGTTTGAAAATTTGGTAGTCAAAACTTTAGAAAGTGGCGCGGTGGTGCATCTGCGGGATGTGGGCTATGCAGAAATTGGTGCAGAAAACTATACTGCCAATGCTCGCGTTAATGGACAAGAAGGCATTGGTATTGCTATCTCTCAACTTCCTGGAAGTAATGCCCTAGATGTCGGTAATAACGTCAAAGATGCCATGGATGAATTGAGTCAGAATTTTCCTCCAGGATTGGTTAAATCTCTAGTTTACGATACCACTGAGTTTATTCAAGTATCGATCAAAGAGGTTTTTATAACCTTGCTCCAGGCGATCGCTCTGGTAATCATCATCATTTTTATCTTTCTGCAAGATTGGCGCACCACCGTTATTCCGGCAGTGGCAATTCCAGTCTCACTTATAGGTGCATTGGGATTTGCTTTTGCTTTCGGATTTTCACTTAACAGTTTGACTTTGTTTGGCTTAATTCTAGCTACAGGGTTAGTTGTAGATGATGCGATCGTTATTGTCGAAGCAATTACCGCCAAGATCGAAGCAGGAATGACACCGAAAAAGGCATCTTTTGAAGCGATGGACGAGATTGCTGGGGCAGTTCTTTCCACCTCTGTAGTACTGATGGCAGTATTTATTCCCGTGGCGTTTTTCCCAGGAACAACTGGGATACTTTACCAGCAGTTTGCCTTAATTATTGCCTTTTCCGTGCTTGTGTCAACCTTTAACGCCCTGACTTTTACCCCCGCTATGTCTGCAATCTTGTTGCGATCGCAAGAACAAAAGCAGTCAGGTAATGGCAAAAAAGGATTTTTGGACAAGATATTTACGCCATTTAATCGGTTTTTAAGCTGGGTTATAGACCGATACACGGCCTTCGTTAAGTTTCTCATTCGCCTTCGCTACATTGTAATTGGCTTGTTTGTCCTGGGTCTATTTGCCACCTATATGGTGTTTAAAGCAGTGCCTGGAGGCTTTGTTCCCCCAGAGGATCAGGGGGTTTTCTTGGGAATCATCCAAGCTCCTGATGGAGTATCCTTGAGCTATACGGATCGAGTTACCAAGTTTGTCTCCGAGACTTTTGAAAATACTCCCGAAGTAGAAGATTATTTTGTCGCTAGCGGTATTGGTTTGGAAGGTGCAGGCCCCAATAAAGGGGTGTTCTTTGCCAAACTCAAGTCTTGGGATGAGCGAACTGGATCGGATCAAACCGCAGAAAGCGTTATCCAACGACTTAACCAACAATTCTATGTAAATCAAAATGCGACCATTGCTGCTTTTAACCTACCGCCCATTCCTGGGTTTAGCTCCACTGGAGGGATTGAACTACAGCTACAAAACCAAAGTGGCGGAAGCCTGGATATCGATAATTTTCTAGCCAATGCTCAAGAAATTATTGCTCAAGCCAATAAGTCACCTGCGGTTGGCTCGGCTTTTACCCAGTTCTCAGCCAGTACCCCTCAACTACAGGTAGACATCAATCGCGATCGCCTCGAAGCTCTAGATGTTGATTTTGAGTCGGCACTACAAACCATTGGCGCTTTGGTAGGTTCTCAATATGTCAACGACTTTACTCTAGAGGGACGCAGCTATCGGGTATTTTTACAGGCTGAGGGCGAAGCTCGTAATTCTCCTGACGATCTAGAGAATCTTTACGTGCGATCGCGGGGAGGACAAATGATTCTTCTGGGAGAAATAGCCACAATTTCTCGTATTATTGGCCCCCAGATTATTTATCACTACAACGGCGATCGCTCGATCAAAATTCAGGCAGAGGCAGCCGAAGATTCTTCTACTGGTCAAGCGATCGCAGCAATTGATGAAGCAGTAGCAAAATCGTCTTTACCTGGAGTCACTGGAGATTGGATTGGTTTGGCTAAAGAAGAACTGGCTGCTGGTAGTTTAGGAGCATTAGTATTTCTCTTTGGGATCATCATGGTCTTTCTGACTCTCTCGGCTCAGTACGAAAGCTATATCGATCCCCTAATCATTCTGTTAACTGTTCCTTTGGCGATCTTAGGTGCTTTATCTTTTATTGGCTTGGCAGGATTAGACAACAACGTCTATGTCCAGGTGGCACTAGTAATGTTGATTGGTCTTGCCAGTAAAAACGCGATTTTGATTGTGGAACTTGCCAACCAAACGCGAGAGACAGGAGTTTCTATTGTCAAATCAGCACAAGAAGCTGCCCAAGAACGTTTCCGTCCGATCCTGATGACTGCGGTATCTTCTTTAGTTGGTTTCTTCCCCTTGGTTATTGCTTCTGGAGCGGGTTCGGCTTCCCGTCGGTCAATTGGAACGGCTCTGGTTGGCGGACTACTGGTATCTACGATACTGAGCTTTTTGGTCGTACCAGTCCTCTATGTGGTTATCAAAAGCTTAGAAGCGAAATTTCTTAATAAGAAACCGCCAAAAGATGATGCAGACGATTCTAACGGTCGTGTAAAAGATGCAAAAAATCTAGAAAGGAGCGATCGCGCCGATACTCCCGCCTCAACTCGCTTTCAAGAAGGTGATAATCCAGTTTAA